The Erythrobacter litoralis HTCC2594 nucleotide sequence GGGAGGAGGCCGAGATTCCCGCCCTGCCCATGCCGCTGATGATGCTGCTTTCCGAGCCGACCTTGCGCGCGATCGACCAGGCCAGCCTCAATGGCAATCGCGCAGCGCAGGAACTGGCGACCTATTTCGTCGGCCAAGGCGTCGGCATGGTCAGGGAGCAGCGCGGCGCGGGGCAGGTGGTGCAGGACTTCAAGGAAGACTTCGCCGCCAGCTACGAGCGGATGATGGGATTGCTCGAATGAATGAACTGGGAGACGACGGGTTTTTGCCGCGCGTCTGTATCATCGGGGCGGGCTGCAGTGGCTTCACCACCGCCAAGCGCCTGCAGGATTACGGCATCCCCTTCGATGTGTTCGAGGCGTCGGACGATATCGGCGGCAATTGGTACTACAAGAACCCCAACGGCATGTCGGCCTGTTACCAAAGCCTGCATATCGACACGTCCAAATGGCGGCTGGCGTTCGAGGATTATCCGGTGCGCGAAAACTGGCCCGATTTCCCCAGCCACGCACAGTTGCTCCAGTATTTCCATGATTACGTCGATCATTTCGGCCTGCGCAAGCACATCCGGTTCAATACGCGCGTGGAGAAAGCGCGGCGGCGGCCCGAGGGCGGCTGGGACATCACGCTGTCGGACGGCGAGACCCGGCGCTACGACGCACTCGCCGTCGCCAACGGCCACCACTGGGCGGCCCGCATCCCGGACTATCCCGGCGAATTTACGGGCGAGCAAATCCACAGCCACGCCTATTCGACCCCGACCGACCCGGTCGACTGCACCGGCAAGCGCGTGCTGGTGGTCGGCATGGGTAACAGCTCGATGGATATCTCCAGCGAGCTCGCCCAGCGGACCGTGGCCAGCAAGCTGTTCGTCTCGGCGCGGCGCGGGGTCTGGGTGTTCCCGAAATATATCGGCGGCCAGCCGTCCGACAAGAACCCGGCCCCCGCCTGGATGCCGCGCTGGATGCGGCAGAAGGTGGGCGAGCGGATCATGCGCAAACTGCTCGGCAAAATGAGCGATTACGGCCTGCCGGAACCCGACCACGGCATGTTCGCCAACCATCCCAGTGTCTCTGGCGAATTTCTTGTGCGCGCGGGTTCAGGCGATCTCACCATGAAGCCAGGAATCGAGAGCCTCGATGGCGATGGCGTGGTGTTTGCCGACGGCAGCCGGGAGCAGGTCGATGTCATCGTCTGGGCGACCGGTTACGACATCCGCTTTCCCTTCTTCGACGACCCGGCCTTCACCGCCGACGCAAACAACCGCCCACCGCCACTGTTCAAGCGGATCATGAAACCCGACGTACCCGACCTATTTTATATGGGACTGGCCCAGCCGTTGCCGACACTGGTCAATTTCGCCGAGCAGCAGAGCAAGCTCGTGGGCGCCTATCTGGCCGGCCGGTATGCTCCGCCTTCGCCCGAGGAGATGCACCGCATCATTGCCAAGGACGAGCAGTTCAACACCGGGCAGTTCTACACGTCGCGCCGACACACGATCCAGCTCGAGTTTGATCCCTATGTCCGCGATCTGGCGAAGGAACTGAAGGCCGGGGCCAAGCGCGCGGCGGCGCAAGGCCATGCCCTGCCCGTCGAACTGCGAGCGGTGGAGCCGGCCTGAGCCCTACTTCTGCTCGATGGCAATCACCGCCATCGTCAGGCGGGAAATGCACACCAGCTTGCCCTGTTCGTTGACGATGCGGATCTGCCAGATCTGCGTGGTGCGGCCGATGTTCACCGGGCTGGCGGTGGCATAGACATATTGGTCATAGGCCGGGCGCACGTGGTTGGCGTTGATCTCCATCCCGACAGTGGCGAATTTTGCGCGATCGACGGTGAGCGAGGCGGCGACAGAGCCGACCGTCTCCGCCAGCGCGACCGAAGCGCCGCCGTGCAACCGGCCATAAGGCTGTTTGGTCCGCCGATCGACCGGCATGCGCGCGGTGATCGTATCGCTCGAAACCTCGACGAACTCGATCCCCAGATGGCCGGGCATACAATCGTCGCCGCCCGAGCCGAGGTCCGCCAAGCGCGGCAGCGTGCCGCCCCACCAGATGATGTCATTGTTCATGCGGCCCTCTTGGCCCGGTCACCGGTCGCTGTCTATCGCCGGATTACTACACGATACATCATGGTTACCGAATGCTTACGATTTCCTGCCATGTTTGTACGTATGAAAGGAATTGCACCGCTTCTTGGCGCGCGCATGGTCGCTGCGCGTTTGCTTGCCGTTCTGGCGGCGATGCTGCTGGCCGCGCTTTGCGCATCTCCGGCCAAGGCTGCGGATTGCTCAGCAGCCTCGAGCGCCGGGACCGCACCGTCATCGTGGCAGACCTATTGCTGGCTCGACTTCAGCGCCTATGACGATGCGCAGGCGCGCAGCGCGGGCGGGCAAAACTTCTCCTTCGCGCTCAGCGATGGCTCCGTTCTCAGCTTCAACCTGCGCACCACCAGCACAGCCGCCACCGGCGCCGATGCGCGCACGGCTCCCAGCTGGTCCGGTGCAGCGGTCGGCAATTCTGCTTTTCTCGGGATACCGGGTCGCCCGATCCTCTACATGCTCAACAGCGGATCGAGGGTGCAGTTCAACATCAGCTCAATCGCAGTCACGCCGCCGCCGGGCGTCTCCACGGTGACAAGCTATGCCTTCGTAGTGGCCGATGGAGAGTCCACCGACAATGCAGAATATCTCGAATACACCACCAATGGCGGCACGTGGCAGCTGCTCGATGAAGTGCCACCGATCAGCGGCAGCCAGATGCCGGGCTATACCGGGATCGGTAGTTCCACCTTCCGCGAGACCGGCGATGGCCAGAGCGGGCGGGTCGGAGCCTATATTGTCGGCTCCGAAAACCCGACCAATGTCACGGCCGAAATGCGTGGCGCGGGCTTGCAAGGCATAATGTTCGCGGTGCGTTTTGCGTCGATCAGCCTGGTAAAGCAAATCGGCGGCGCACGTGTCACACCCAATGACCAGTTTACCTTCGAGATCCAGTCGACATCCTCTGGCAGCGTGCTTGCGACCGGCACCACTAGCGGCACCGGCCTGGGCCCGTTCGATGCCGCGGTCCTGACCACTGCGTCAGGCATTCCGCTAACGCTGACAGAGCGCATGGCGGCGGGTAGCAGCAGCGATATCTCGCAATATCAGTCCAGTCTTACCTGCGTGAATGACAATTCCGGCTCGAGCACAGTCATGCCAACCAATGTTGTCACGACGAGCTATAATTTCGGCTCG carries:
- a CDS encoding flavin-containing monooxygenase — protein: MNELGDDGFLPRVCIIGAGCSGFTTAKRLQDYGIPFDVFEASDDIGGNWYYKNPNGMSACYQSLHIDTSKWRLAFEDYPVRENWPDFPSHAQLLQYFHDYVDHFGLRKHIRFNTRVEKARRRPEGGWDITLSDGETRRYDALAVANGHHWAARIPDYPGEFTGEQIHSHAYSTPTDPVDCTGKRVLVVGMGNSSMDISSELAQRTVASKLFVSARRGVWVFPKYIGGQPSDKNPAPAWMPRWMRQKVGERIMRKLLGKMSDYGLPEPDHGMFANHPSVSGEFLVRAGSGDLTMKPGIESLDGDGVVFADGSREQVDVIVWATGYDIRFPFFDDPAFTADANNRPPPLFKRIMKPDVPDLFYMGLAQPLPTLVNFAEQQSKLVGAYLAGRYAPPSPEEMHRIIAKDEQFNTGQFYTSRRHTIQLEFDPYVRDLAKELKAGAKRAAAQGHALPVELRAVEPA
- a CDS encoding hotdog fold thioesterase translates to MNNDIIWWGGTLPRLADLGSGGDDCMPGHLGIEFVEVSSDTITARMPVDRRTKQPYGRLHGGASVALAETVGSVAASLTVDRAKFATVGMEINANHVRPAYDQYVYATASPVNIGRTTQIWQIRIVNEQGKLVCISRLTMAVIAIEQK
- a CDS encoding CshA/CshB family fibrillar adhesin-related protein produces the protein MKGIAPLLGARMVAARLLAVLAAMLLAALCASPAKAADCSAASSAGTAPSSWQTYCWLDFSAYDDAQARSAGGQNFSFALSDGSVLSFNLRTTSTAATGADARTAPSWSGAAVGNSAFLGIPGRPILYMLNSGSRVQFNISSIAVTPPPGVSTVTSYAFVVADGESTDNAEYLEYTTNGGTWQLLDEVPPISGSQMPGYTGIGSSTFRETGDGQSGRVGAYIVGSENPTNVTAEMRGAGLQGIMFAVRFASISLVKQIGGARVTPNDQFTFEIQSTSSGSVLATGTTSGTGLGPFDAAVLTTASGIPLTLTERMAAGSSSDISQYQSSLTCVNDNSGSSTVMPTNVVTTSYNFGSLQFGDTVACTFTNTPYPHLTFTKALGAGGRVFDTDQFGLRIRDRTIGTNLIQTDTEGTGSSFTVDSTGPTQVTAGNTIRAIEVARGTTNLANYTEATICTNANASSGTTMPSGGRRVDMVLQLGDVVTCIVTNTRDEQVVQLIVEKSSAIISDPVDASDPMAIPGAIVEYTVEVRNEGNSEVDMDTLDVLDIVPAEMAYDTATGLTLSEGTTPSGLDTFDTATMVSFSQSTDGAAPYDYVPAGFDTALTGIRVMPTGTMAASDGTNHPSFTVTYRMRIE